From the Candidatus Poribacteria bacterium genome, the window CCGGAAACGCTGATCGAGTCCGAGCTGTTCGGATACGAGAAGGGCGCATTCACCGGTGCGACCGGGCGGCGCATCGGACGGTTCCAGCAGGCGCACACGGGGACGCTGCTGCTGGACGAAGTCGCGGAGATGGTTCCGCACGTGCAGGTCAAACTGCTGCGTGCCATCCAGGAAAGCACGATCGAGCCCCTCGGCGGGTCGCGCCCGATCCCGGTGGATGTGCGACTGATCGCCGCGACCAACCAGGATTTGGAGCGAGCCGTCGAGAATGGGTCGTTCCGCGAGGAGCTCTATTACCGGCTCAACGTCGTCCGCGTCGAGCTTCCGCCGCTTCGGCAGCGTCGGGAAGACATCCCACTACTGGTGCACCACTTCGTGCGTCGCTACTCGGAGCGCAACGAGCGACCCATCCACGGCGTCGAGACCGCCGCGATGCGGGCTCTCACGAACTACCACTGGCCCGGCAACGTCCGCCAGCTCGAGAACGTGATCGAGCGCGCGGTGATCCTCTCGACCGACTCCGTCATCACCCCGCGCGATCTTCCGCCGGAGCTCACGGCAAACGGCGACGCCCCTTCAGACATCCTACACATCCCACTCGGGTCGTCGATGGACGATATCAAGTCCGCAGCCATCCAGGAAACACTTCGGCGGGCGGAAGGCAACAAGGAACTGGCAGCGAAGATGCTCCGCATCTCCTCGCGCACGGTTCACCGGTGGGTTCGCGACCACGAAGGCGCTTAGCCCGGTTCGTGTCCGTTCTTCCCGCTACAGACGTGCCCACGCCTCGATGAGCGTGCGCTTCGCGTTCGCGAGAACCAGCGCTGCGCTCTGCCCAGGCAGCGCCTTCACCTCGAAGCTCAGCAACGGCGGGTCCTCCGACGGTTCCAGGTAGCCGATGTCGAGCAGAACCTGAAGGAACTCGGCAACTTCGTCGACGCCGTTCTCGCCGCCAGCGATGCCGAAGTGCGGATGGAGATCGCCGTAGGCTGGGTGCGAACGGTCGCCCATCACGCAGTTGCCGATATGCGCGTGAACCAGGTATGGCTGCGTGGTGTGCAGCGCCTTGTACGGCGATTCGAACTGCAGAGGCAGGTGGGACAGGTCGATGAGCAGTCCGAAGTTGCCACGGTTCACCAGCTCGGCGAGTCGGACGGCTTCTTCGGAGGGCCCGATCAGCGCGCGTTTGTCGATCGTCCGGTCGAACGTCTCCAGCGTGATGCCGATGCCGCTCGGGTGGGCATAGTCGCACAGGTCCTGCAGTGACGACGCGAGGATC encodes:
- a CDS encoding sigma-54-dependent Fis family transcriptional regulator, giving the protein MPERSQDPAPTGALPKSPPFGTDDGARRSVLVVDDEDSVRESVARILRKEETEVRTARSGEEALELIRAEVPDLLLTDFRMPGMDGIELLVAAKRVAPEMQVIVMTAFGTVESAVRAMKEGADDFIEKPLSRGVLVPIVMKALERRVLVAENRILRDELERTRGVRNVVGQSSGVLRILNLIQQVAPTTATVLIQGETGTGKEVIARAIHQLSLRRDKPFVTVNAAALPETLIESELFGYEKGAFTGATGRRIGRFQQAHTGTLLLDEVAEMVPHVQVKLLRAIQESTIEPLGGSRPIPVDVRLIAATNQDLERAVENGSFREELYYRLNVVRVELPPLRQRREDIPLLVHHFVRRYSERNERPIHGVETAAMRALTNYHWPGNVRQLENVIERAVILSTDSVITPRDLPPELTANGDAPSDILHIPLGSSMDDIKSAAIQETLRRAEGNKELAAKMLRISSRTVHRWVRDHEGA
- a CDS encoding sugar phosphate isomerase/epimerase yields the protein MNASMYEYMRIGVVHFMAFPDCMSGEGPILETVTRIAEDPFFNAIEITSVRDDNVRRQVKAVVDVSGMALAYAAQPVILSGKLNLNALDEDDRIRALSALRDCVDEAVELGAKSVAILSGPDPGELHRERATAILASSLQDLCDYAHPSGIGITLETFDRTIDKRALIGPSEEAVRLAELVNRGNFGLLIDLSHLPLQFESPYKALHTTQPYLVHAHIGNCVMGDRSHPAYGDLHPHFGIAGGENGVDEVAEFLQVLLDIGYLEPSEDPPLLSFEVKALPGQSAALVLANAKRTLIEAWARL